In Desulfatirhabdium butyrativorans DSM 18734, one genomic interval encodes:
- the murD gene encoding UDP-N-acetylmuramoyl-L-alanine--D-glutamate ligase: protein MDSPVDFPIHGRHFVVVGLGLSGVAVCRFLLDKGARLYATDLSAADGIRQAARELQALGAEIELGSHSEAKFCSADVIVLSPGVPHDLAPIEAARTRGVPVMGEIELAARFANAPILAITGTNGKTTVTTLIGNMLRRSGKTVFVGGNIGDPLIGFVSRNETADWLVLEVSSFQLDTIGSFRPHIAVLLNITEDHLDRYSGMSDYARSKFRIFENQRPDDWAILNGQDRYIRELAGTIPSRRLWFNVAIAEGACVCEEGISWILPDIPTAVGGGQSAVGSTIPATTLLRDAASTAWGIPAEGMRRQTRQKSDDRMFQIPEKDILLPGRHNRENVAAAMMASLIAGATAEAVREEIRSFPGLGHRITTVGCVDGVCFVDDSKATNVDAVIRALSCFSKNVVLILGGRDKMSPFHQLRDAVSAHVRLAIVLGESAPAIVEAIGDLVPAIRVSSMEEAVTKGFQNARSGDVVLLSPACSSFDMFTSYAHRGQVFADAVRRLAHDR, encoded by the coding sequence ATGGATTCTCCAGTTGATTTTCCAATTCACGGCCGGCATTTTGTCGTGGTGGGTCTTGGGCTGAGCGGGGTTGCCGTATGCCGGTTCCTGCTGGATAAAGGCGCGAGGCTCTATGCGACGGATTTGTCCGCTGCGGATGGCATCCGCCAGGCGGCTCGGGAACTCCAGGCGCTGGGGGCGGAGATCGAACTGGGCAGCCATTCGGAGGCAAAATTTTGCTCGGCCGATGTCATCGTCCTCAGCCCGGGCGTTCCGCATGACCTCGCTCCGATCGAAGCGGCCCGCACGCGGGGCGTGCCCGTCATGGGCGAGATCGAACTGGCAGCCCGGTTCGCGAATGCCCCGATTCTCGCCATTACCGGGACCAACGGCAAGACGACCGTCACGACGCTGATCGGCAACATGCTGCGCCGGTCCGGCAAGACGGTGTTTGTCGGGGGCAATATCGGTGATCCGCTGATCGGTTTTGTGAGTCGAAACGAAACGGCCGATTGGCTGGTTCTCGAAGTCAGCAGCTTCCAGCTCGATACCATCGGGAGCTTCCGGCCCCATATCGCCGTGCTGCTCAACATTACCGAAGACCATCTGGACCGGTATTCGGGCATGAGCGACTATGCCCGATCCAAGTTCCGGATTTTCGAAAATCAACGGCCGGACGACTGGGCCATCCTCAATGGGCAGGACCGCTACATTCGGGAGCTTGCCGGTACGATCCCGTCCCGCCGGTTGTGGTTCAACGTGGCGATAGCGGAAGGGGCATGCGTTTGCGAGGAGGGGATTTCCTGGATACTGCCTGATATTCCTACGGCAGTGGGCGGTGGGCAGTCGGCAGTCGGCAGTACCATCCCGGCCACTACCCTTCTTCGGGATGCAGCCTCGACTGCATGGGGGATTCCTGCGGAAGGGATGCGGCGGCAAACTCGCCAGAAATCCGACGATCGGATGTTCCAAATTCCGGAAAAGGACATTCTGTTACCGGGGAGGCACAACCGCGAAAATGTCGCAGCCGCGATGATGGCCAGCCTGATTGCCGGGGCGACCGCGGAGGCTGTCCGGGAGGAAATCCGCTCTTTTCCCGGTCTGGGGCATCGGATCACGACGGTCGGGTGTGTGGACGGGGTCTGTTTCGTCGATGATTCCAAGGCGACCAATGTGGATGCCGTCATCCGGGCGCTCTCCTGTTTTTCGAAAAATGTCGTGCTGATTCTCGGCGGCAGGGACAAGATGAGCCCGTTTCACCAGTTGCGGGATGCCGTTTCCGCTCATGTGCGTCTTGCCATAGTCCTGGGCGAGTCGGCACCGGCGATTGTGGAAGCCATTGGCGATCTGGTTCCGGCCATTCGGGTTTCCAGCATGGAAGAGGCGGTAACGAAAGGGTTTCAAAACGCCAGATCCGGGGATGTGGTGTTGCTGTCTCCGGCTTGCTCCAGTTTCGACATGTTTACCAGTTATGCCCACAGGGGGCAGGTCTTTGCCGATGCTGTCAGGAGGCTTGCACATGATCGATGA
- the murG gene encoding undecaprenyldiphospho-muramoylpentapeptide beta-N-acetylglucosaminyltransferase, translating to MLRHETGIGGEPHPCPRIVLAGGGTGGHLFPGIAIAEAFQERYPQCAVCFISVGTRIERDALRLAGFPLRLIRSKGLKGKGFGAQLQSLAEIPVGVAQSIAILREFRPDVVIGVGGYASGPVCLAAWLLGIPLVLHEQNRACGLTNRLLKPIARRLYVSFPFSGKSCSRVRLTGNPVRAGFLRGNGKRGAHSGFTVLVCGGSQGAHAINQAVLDAMDRIGDRIRLIHQTGILDETHVKAHYCQTRLQATVSAFITDMAAAYAKSDLVVCRAGATTIAEITVSGKPAIFIPFPHATGDHQMANAMALVDAGAAECIPEKALSGENLARRIVYLMEHPEVLDAMASASRSLGRPEAAQVIVDDVMGMLIPFCETTNH from the coding sequence GTGCTGAGGCACGAAACGGGGATCGGCGGAGAGCCGCATCCATGTCCGCGGATCGTTCTTGCGGGAGGCGGAACCGGGGGGCATTTGTTTCCCGGCATTGCCATTGCGGAGGCGTTTCAGGAAAGGTATCCGCAGTGCGCCGTCTGCTTCATCAGTGTCGGTACACGGATCGAACGGGACGCGCTGCGTCTTGCCGGATTTCCGCTTCGTCTCATTCGTTCGAAGGGACTCAAGGGCAAGGGGTTTGGCGCGCAACTGCAAAGTCTTGCCGAAATCCCGGTCGGCGTGGCCCAATCCATTGCGATTCTACGTGAATTCCGACCCGATGTCGTGATCGGTGTTGGCGGATATGCTTCCGGCCCGGTATGCCTGGCCGCCTGGTTGCTCGGCATTCCCCTCGTCCTTCACGAACAGAATCGGGCGTGCGGATTGACCAATCGTCTCCTGAAGCCCATCGCTCGGCGCCTGTATGTTTCCTTCCCGTTTTCGGGCAAATCGTGCTCCCGCGTCCGGCTGACCGGGAATCCGGTGCGCGCGGGATTTCTCCGGGGAAACGGGAAGCGGGGGGCGCATTCGGGTTTTACGGTTTTGGTATGCGGCGGAAGCCAGGGGGCGCATGCCATCAATCAGGCCGTGCTCGATGCAATGGACCGGATCGGCGACCGGATCCGGCTTATCCATCAAACGGGAATTCTTGACGAAACCCATGTAAAAGCGCATTATTGTCAAACACGCCTGCAGGCGACGGTTTCGGCTTTCATCACGGACATGGCCGCGGCTTATGCGAAAAGCGATCTGGTGGTCTGCAGGGCGGGGGCCACGACGATCGCCGAAATTACGGTTTCGGGAAAACCGGCCATCTTCATTCCATTCCCCCATGCAACGGGAGATCACCAGATGGCGAACGCCATGGCGCTGGTCGATGCCGGCGCAGCCGAATGCATCCCGGAGAAAGCGCTCAGCGGCGAAAATCTGGCCAGGCGTATTGTCTATCTGATGGAACATCCTGAAGTGCTTGACGCAATGGCTTCGGCATCCCGGAGCCTGGGGCGGCCGGAGGCTGCCCAGGTGATCGTCGATGATGTGATGGGGATGCTCATTCCATTTTGCGAGACCACCAACCATTGA
- a CDS encoding UDP-N-acetylmuramoyl-tripeptide--D-alanyl-D-alanine ligase: MNTWRLRDLLEATAGECLCRIRDDGYRTIGTDSRTIRPGDIFVALIGENHDGHRFIDAAIENGAKAIILNPDAVGEEAIRRWALQGIACIAVSDTLTALGDLARYHRNRMNVGVVAVTGSNGKTTTKNLTAAVLGQCFPVLATEGNFNNLIGVPLTLFRLNPEHRWAVIEMGMNRPGEIDRLGAIASPDIGIITNVAPAHLEGLGSIERVALAKAELMDHVREAMVLNADDPMHAFLANRCQTTIVSFGNSDGADIRATRIEQGFTDSRFLLHIPGYAPLGVHLHLAGPAMISNALAAAAAGFAAGLGPDAIVRGLEGVRPVPGRMYCIDTPGGIRLIDDTYNANPGSMKAALSALAPFCRERRIFLILGDMFELGEAAASLHREIGREAGKTGVFRLWATGAHATDVVSGAMDAGMDGDALMAGTPGDLVAGLKALLAPGDWVLVKGSRGMRMETIVSDIRQWLQEG, from the coding sequence ATGAACACATGGCGCTTGCGGGATTTGCTGGAAGCGACGGCAGGAGAGTGCCTTTGCCGCATCCGAGACGATGGGTACCGGACGATCGGGACCGATTCAAGGACCATTCGTCCGGGCGATATTTTTGTAGCCCTGATCGGGGAAAATCATGACGGACACCGGTTTATCGATGCGGCAATCGAAAATGGCGCCAAAGCGATCATCCTGAATCCGGATGCGGTCGGGGAGGAGGCCATTCGCCGATGGGCTCTGCAGGGGATAGCGTGTATCGCTGTATCGGATACCCTGACTGCGCTGGGGGATCTGGCCCGCTATCATCGGAATCGCATGAACGTCGGGGTGGTGGCCGTTACGGGTTCGAATGGAAAAACCACCACCAAGAATCTGACCGCCGCCGTACTGGGCCAATGCTTTCCCGTGCTTGCCACGGAAGGAAATTTCAACAACCTGATCGGCGTACCCCTGACCCTGTTCCGATTGAATCCGGAACATCGCTGGGCGGTTATCGAGATGGGCATGAACCGGCCGGGAGAAATCGATCGGCTGGGAGCCATCGCCAGTCCTGATATCGGCATCATCACCAATGTGGCTCCGGCGCATCTGGAAGGGCTGGGCAGCATCGAGCGGGTGGCTCTGGCCAAGGCCGAGCTGATGGATCATGTGCGGGAGGCGATGGTGCTCAACGCGGACGACCCGATGCATGCTTTCCTTGCCAACCGTTGCCAGACAACGATTGTCTCGTTCGGAAATTCCGATGGGGCGGACATACGGGCCACGCGTATCGAGCAGGGGTTTACGGATAGCCGTTTTCTGCTGCATATCCCGGGATATGCGCCCCTGGGCGTTCATTTGCATCTTGCCGGGCCAGCCATGATTTCCAATGCCCTGGCTGCCGCTGCCGCCGGTTTTGCGGCCGGGCTTGGTCCGGATGCCATCGTGAGGGGTCTTGAAGGCGTTCGTCCCGTGCCGGGAAGGATGTATTGCATCGACACGCCCGGAGGGATCCGGCTGATCGATGATACGTACAATGCCAATCCCGGATCCATGAAAGCGGCACTGTCCGCCCTTGCGCCCTTTTGCCGGGAGCGACGCATTTTCCTGATTCTGGGAGATATGTTCGAGCTGGGGGAAGCTGCCGCTTCCCTTCACCGGGAAATCGGGCGGGAAGCGGGAAAGACCGGGGTGTTTCGATTGTGGGCAACAGGAGCTCATGCAACCGATGTCGTATCCGGTGCGATGGATGCGGGGATGGATGGCGATGCGCTCATGGCCGGAACGCCGGGCGATCTGGTTGCGGGCCTGAAAGCGCTCCTGGCTCCGGGAGACTGGGTTTTGGTGAAAGGAAGCCGCGGGATGCGGATGGAGACCATTGTCAGCGACATCCGGCAATGGTTGCAGGAGGGATGA
- the mraY gene encoding phospho-N-acetylmuramoyl-pentapeptide-transferase yields the protein MLYLLLYPLGTNFTIFNVFRYITFRTIYAGLTAFLICFLLGPWFIQKLKDLQVRQYIRQEGPQSHQKKAGTPTMGGTLILTSLTISVLLWGNLKNGYLWITLFITLTTGLVGFLDDYLMLARKQNKGLSARNKLGCQTLVALLGSLLLYFYPGFSTEITFPFFKHTTVDLGLGYVLFASLVIVAASNAVNLTDGLDGLAIGPMIVASVTYMVFAYVTGHARIAAYLQLAYVPGGGEMSVFCGALAGSGLGFLWFNAYPAQVFMGDVGSLSLGAALGTIAVICKQEILLVLVGGLFVIEALSVIFQVGYFKMTHGRRIFRMAPLHHHFELKGWPEPKVIVRFWIIAIALALVAISTLKIR from the coding sequence ATGCTGTATCTTCTGCTGTATCCACTGGGCACGAACTTCACCATTTTCAATGTGTTCCGCTATATCACCTTCCGGACGATCTATGCGGGTCTGACCGCTTTTTTGATCTGCTTTCTTCTTGGGCCATGGTTCATCCAGAAACTCAAGGATCTTCAGGTACGCCAGTATATCCGGCAAGAAGGACCGCAATCCCACCAAAAAAAGGCGGGCACGCCGACCATGGGGGGGACCCTGATCCTGACGAGCCTGACGATTTCGGTGCTGCTTTGGGGCAACCTCAAAAACGGGTATTTGTGGATCACCCTGTTCATTACGCTGACGACGGGGCTTGTCGGTTTCCTTGACGATTACCTGATGCTTGCCAGAAAGCAGAACAAGGGGCTATCGGCACGGAACAAGCTCGGATGCCAGACCCTCGTGGCGCTGCTGGGCAGCCTGCTGCTCTATTTTTATCCCGGCTTTTCGACGGAAATCACCTTCCCTTTCTTCAAACACACAACGGTCGATCTGGGGCTGGGCTATGTCCTGTTTGCCAGCCTGGTCATTGTGGCGGCTTCCAATGCCGTCAACCTCACCGACGGGCTCGACGGGCTGGCCATCGGCCCGATGATCGTGGCCAGTGTGACCTATATGGTTTTTGCCTATGTGACCGGTCATGCCCGGATTGCCGCTTACCTCCAGCTTGCCTATGTGCCCGGCGGCGGCGAGATGAGCGTTTTCTGCGGGGCGCTGGCAGGGTCAGGGCTGGGTTTTCTCTGGTTCAACGCCTATCCGGCTCAGGTTTTCATGGGTGATGTCGGATCGCTTTCCCTGGGCGCCGCCCTGGGCACCATCGCGGTCATCTGTAAACAGGAGATTCTGCTGGTTCTCGTTGGCGGTCTTTTCGTGATCGAAGCCTTGTCGGTCATTTTTCAGGTGGGTTATTTCAAGATGACCCACGGAAGACGCATTTTCCGGATGGCCCCTTTGCATCATCATTTCGAACTCAAAGGCTGGCCGGAGCCCAAGGTCATTGTCCGTTTCTGGATCATTGCCATCGCTTTGGCGCTCGTCGCCATCAGTACACTGAAAATCCGCTGA
- the ftsW gene encoding putative lipid II flippase FtsW — protein MIDDFRNRYRLVRQRYRYELLLILPTIGLVGFGLIMIYSASYPIAEAKKLPEAIYAFKQVIFLVIGFCGLFCAYKAPVALSPKVIYTLLIVSILMLIAVKFTPLGFAAGGAKRWFRLGPLSFQPSEFARIVLIMFLAYSLSRKAERVRECLIGFLPHALILGVFAGLIAIEPDFGSTLILVMLVWAMLFFAGIPLIHLLIPAIPLVPGLVLYLVSKPYRMQRLWAYLDPWAYASSWGYQPIHSQMAFGTGGLTGSGLGESILKLYYLPEPHTDFIISIIGEEFGFIGVTAVVACYVIILVTGISIAVNAKTLRASLLATGLVLSLTIQIFFNLGVALCLLPTKGLPLPLLSYGGSSLIFSMISIGILMAIARETTRC, from the coding sequence ATGATCGATGATTTTCGCAATCGCTATCGCCTGGTCCGCCAGCGGTACCGCTATGAGCTTCTTCTGATTCTGCCGACGATCGGCCTGGTGGGATTCGGCCTGATCATGATCTACAGCGCCAGTTACCCCATTGCCGAGGCCAAAAAGCTTCCGGAGGCGATCTATGCATTCAAGCAGGTCATTTTTCTGGTGATCGGTTTCTGCGGGCTCTTCTGCGCCTACAAGGCGCCGGTGGCGCTTTCACCGAAAGTGATCTACACCTTGCTGATTGTCTCCATCCTGATGCTGATCGCCGTCAAATTTACCCCCCTCGGATTTGCTGCAGGAGGGGCCAAGCGCTGGTTCCGGCTGGGGCCGCTTTCCTTTCAGCCATCGGAGTTTGCGAGGATTGTTCTGATCATGTTCCTTGCCTATTCGCTGAGCCGAAAGGCGGAGCGGGTCCGCGAATGTCTGATCGGCTTTTTACCCCATGCCCTGATTTTGGGTGTGTTCGCGGGCCTGATCGCCATAGAGCCCGATTTCGGCTCCACGCTGATTCTGGTCATGCTGGTCTGGGCCATGCTCTTCTTTGCCGGTATACCGTTGATCCATCTGTTGATTCCCGCCATTCCGCTGGTACCGGGTCTGGTCCTCTACCTGGTTTCCAAACCCTACCGCATGCAGCGGCTATGGGCCTATCTCGATCCCTGGGCCTATGCTTCGAGCTGGGGATACCAGCCCATTCATTCCCAGATGGCTTTCGGCACGGGCGGGCTCACCGGATCGGGGCTCGGAGAGAGCATCCTCAAACTCTATTACCTGCCCGAGCCCCATACCGATTTCATCATTTCCATCATCGGTGAAGAATTCGGTTTCATTGGGGTTACCGCAGTAGTGGCCTGCTATGTCATCATCCTGGTTACTGGAATCTCCATCGCGGTTAACGCCAAAACACTTCGGGCAAGTCTTCTGGCCACCGGGCTGGTCCTGTCCCTGACGATCCAGATTTTCTTCAATCTCGGTGTCGCCTTGTGTCTGCTGCCCACCAAGGGACTTCCCCTGCCCCTGCTGAGCTACGGCGGCAGCTCGCTCATCTTTTCGATGATTTCCATCGGCATACTGATGGCCATCGCACGGGAGACGACACGGTGCTGA
- the murB gene encoding UDP-N-acetylmuramate dehydrogenase produces MIRERDKAWLIRCTEGRVRFDEPMARHTSFRVGGPAAVFLEPRSLDELAMLLRGLYDRDIPVFVLGGGSNVLVWDRGIAGALIRLRFCEPHIGVADCADGRIRIVAGAGASLPALCRLAIRRGCKGLNRLIGIPGSVGGALAGNAGGAQGWISDVVESISLLTTSGKIVRESAGRFGWAYRGMHWPQTPQYQDDKPVCIVSAEFVLEPDDPERLRAEAIELLDRRKRSQPIGQASAGCIFKNPPTGPSAGYLIDRAGLKGLRIGGAEISRVHANFIVNVANACAADISGLIDLVRNRVMERWGVCLENEIIVLRQRPNPFHRE; encoded by the coding sequence GTGATACGCGAGCGGGACAAAGCATGGTTGATCCGCTGTACGGAAGGCAGGGTCCGATTCGATGAGCCGATGGCGCGGCATACAAGCTTCCGGGTGGGAGGGCCAGCCGCCGTTTTCCTGGAGCCCAGGTCGCTGGATGAGCTGGCTATGCTATTGCGAGGGCTGTATGATCGCGACATTCCGGTTTTCGTTCTCGGCGGAGGCTCCAATGTACTTGTCTGGGATCGGGGGATTGCCGGGGCGCTCATCCGGCTCCGGTTCTGTGAACCGCATATCGGGGTGGCGGATTGCGCCGACGGAAGGATTCGGATCGTTGCGGGTGCAGGGGCAAGCCTTCCTGCGCTGTGTCGATTGGCCATCCGTCGGGGTTGCAAGGGGCTGAATCGATTGATCGGCATCCCGGGGAGTGTCGGGGGTGCATTGGCGGGAAATGCCGGCGGCGCCCAAGGCTGGATTTCCGATGTCGTGGAATCGATCTCGCTGTTGACGACATCGGGAAAGATTGTCCGGGAAAGCGCCGGGCGATTCGGCTGGGCCTACCGCGGCATGCATTGGCCGCAAACGCCTCAGTACCAAGACGATAAGCCGGTGTGCATCGTTTCGGCCGAATTCGTTCTCGAGCCGGACGATCCTGAACGGCTGCGAGCGGAAGCCATCGAATTGTTAGACCGGCGCAAGCGTTCACAACCGATCGGTCAGGCAAGTGCCGGCTGTATCTTCAAAAATCCGCCAACCGGACCCTCAGCGGGTTATCTGATCGATCGGGCCGGGTTGAAGGGCTTGCGAATCGGAGGAGCAGAAATCTCCCGGGTTCATGCGAATTTTATCGTCAATGTCGCAAATGCCTGTGCAGCGGATATTTCCGGGCTCATCGATCTCGTACGAAATCGCGTGATGGAGCGATGGGGGGTTTGTCTGGAAAATGAAATCATTGTGCTGCGGCAGCGGCCGAACCCTTTTCATCGCGAATGA
- a CDS encoding UDP-N-acetylmuramoyl-L-alanyl-D-glutamate--2,6-diaminopimelate ligase, with protein MKLRDVLACITPRSVTGPGGASGRELPDACLDMDITAVHYRAQDVIPGSLFVAVPGSRADGNAFVPLALARGAQVIVSERPTAVPGAVLIEVEKARWAMARIAARFYGDPSRDMVVVAITGTNGKTTTAFLIESILKKAGFSAGVIGTLNARYPGTVIDIGMTTPESVDLQRILHDMKAAGVTHVVMEASSHAIALERIEGCRLDVGMLTNVTQDHLDFHKDMQTYWEAKKKLFTHYLADQPSGRRPTAVVNRNDPRGRELCLELDIPVLDVGFEDDCKVRSIPIRSDTHGIEAVIVTPSGLFQVKSSLIGQHNLENILCAAAAGVALGLSLKTIREGIEAVSWVPGRLERIPNTLKRLVTVDYAHTPDALDHVLSTLHQLIGGKLICVFGCGGDRDASKRPIMGRIAAKWADAVVVTSDNPRSEDPMAIIGAVVDGLVEGGWHAAEPNRRRIGRQNRQFWVEPDRRKAIRLAISLSSRSDAVLIAGKGHETYQIIGSEHLPFDDRVEAGLALKEMARTGSRAAKPQTRRQKNTQP; from the coding sequence ATGAAACTGCGTGATGTATTGGCGTGCATCACACCCCGCTCGGTAACGGGTCCCGGAGGGGCTTCGGGCCGAGAACTTCCGGATGCCTGTCTGGATATGGACATTACGGCCGTACATTATCGGGCGCAGGACGTCATCCCAGGCAGCCTGTTTGTGGCCGTTCCCGGCAGCCGGGCGGACGGCAATGCGTTTGTGCCTTTGGCGCTGGCGCGAGGAGCGCAGGTGATCGTCAGTGAGCGGCCCACCGCCGTTCCGGGCGCCGTTCTGATCGAAGTGGAAAAAGCCCGCTGGGCCATGGCGCGCATCGCGGCCCGGTTTTACGGCGATCCGTCCCGGGACATGGTCGTCGTGGCCATTACCGGTACCAACGGCAAGACCACGACCGCCTTCCTGATCGAAAGCATCCTGAAGAAGGCCGGTTTTTCGGCAGGCGTTATCGGCACACTGAACGCCCGCTATCCGGGAACCGTCATCGATATCGGCATGACGACACCCGAGTCCGTGGATCTGCAGCGCATCCTGCATGACATGAAAGCGGCAGGGGTCACCCATGTGGTCATGGAGGCCTCCTCGCACGCCATTGCACTCGAGCGGATCGAAGGATGCCGTCTGGATGTCGGCATGTTGACCAATGTCACCCAGGATCATCTCGATTTTCACAAGGACATGCAGACATACTGGGAAGCCAAAAAAAAACTGTTTACGCACTATCTGGCGGACCAGCCTTCTGGGCGGCGGCCAACTGCCGTCGTCAATCGAAACGATCCGAGAGGGCGGGAGCTGTGCCTGGAACTGGATATACCGGTGCTCGATGTAGGGTTTGAAGATGATTGCAAAGTCCGATCGATCCCGATCCGAAGCGATACCCATGGCATTGAAGCCGTCATTGTCACGCCATCCGGCCTGTTTCAGGTCAAAAGCTCCCTGATCGGGCAGCACAATCTCGAAAACATCCTGTGTGCCGCTGCAGCCGGTGTCGCCCTCGGTCTTTCGCTGAAAACCATTCGGGAAGGGATCGAAGCCGTGTCCTGGGTTCCGGGAAGACTCGAGCGAATCCCCAATACCCTGAAACGGCTGGTCACGGTCGATTATGCCCATACCCCCGATGCGCTCGATCACGTCCTTTCCACCCTGCATCAACTGATCGGCGGAAAGCTGATCTGTGTTTTCGGCTGCGGCGGGGATCGGGATGCCTCCAAGCGGCCGATCATGGGCCGAATTGCAGCCAAATGGGCCGACGCGGTCGTGGTGACATCCGACAATCCGCGAAGCGAGGACCCCATGGCCATCATCGGCGCCGTTGTTGACGGTCTGGTGGAAGGCGGTTGGCATGCTGCCGAGCCGAATCGGCGAAGAATCGGCAGGCAAAATCGCCAGTTTTGGGTCGAGCCGGATCGCAGAAAGGCCATCCGGCTGGCCATATCGCTTTCCAGCCGCTCGGATGCCGTTCTGATCGCTGGAAAGGGGCACGAAACTTACCAGATCATCGGCTCCGAGCACCTCCCTTTCGATGATCGCGTGGAAGCCGGGCTGGCATTGAAGGAAATGGCCCGGACCGGCTCTCGGGCGGCCAAACCACAAACCCGACGTCAGAAGAACACCCAACCATGA
- the murC gene encoding UDP-N-acetylmuramate--L-alanine ligase yields MYQKSYHIHFVGIGGIGMSGIAELLLNLGYRVSGSDAVASDITENLKRLGGSVFLGHRPEHVEGADVVVISSAIAKDNPELVSARQASIPVIPRAEMLAELMRLKFSVAVAGAHGKTSTTSLVAAVLAAGGYDPTVVIGGRLRSIGKNAVLGQGDFIVAEADESDGSFLKYSPSIAVVTNIDREHLDFYRDMDHIQTSFLEFIDRVPFYGLAVVCLDNEGIQNILPRIQKRLITYGTNPQADFSARKIVSEGLKTRFQVDFRGKTLGQFVLSLPGKHNVTNAMASIAVGMELGIGCDVLQDALGQVQGVQRRLEIKGEAAGVTIVDDYGHHPTEIRTTLDTLRTCWPERRAIVVFQPHRYTRTQALFDEFSRSFYLSDVLLVLPIYPAGEKPIDGVHARDLAASILDHGHRNVRYVEQAADAVADLCEIVRSDDIVLTLGAGDVWKIGEALLAALQQQEKR; encoded by the coding sequence GTGTATCAGAAATCGTATCACATTCACTTCGTCGGTATCGGCGGCATCGGAATGAGCGGCATTGCCGAGCTGCTCCTGAACCTGGGATACCGGGTATCGGGCTCGGATGCCGTTGCATCGGATATCACCGAAAATCTCAAGCGACTGGGAGGCTCGGTGTTTCTGGGGCACAGGCCGGAGCATGTCGAAGGAGCGGATGTCGTCGTGATCTCATCCGCCATTGCTAAAGACAATCCGGAGCTGGTTTCGGCGCGCCAGGCATCCATCCCCGTGATTCCGAGGGCGGAGATGCTCGCCGAGCTCATGCGGCTCAAGTTCAGCGTGGCGGTTGCCGGTGCTCACGGGAAAACATCCACCACATCGCTGGTGGCGGCCGTTCTGGCTGCGGGGGGATATGATCCGACCGTGGTCATCGGCGGCAGGCTCCGCAGCATCGGGAAAAACGCCGTCCTGGGCCAGGGGGATTTTATCGTGGCCGAAGCGGACGAGAGTGATGGCTCGTTTTTGAAATATTCTCCGAGCATCGCCGTCGTTACCAATATCGATCGGGAACATCTCGATTTCTATCGGGATATGGATCATATCCAGACGTCTTTTCTCGAATTCATCGATCGTGTGCCTTTTTATGGTCTTGCCGTTGTTTGCCTGGACAACGAGGGTATCCAGAACATTCTGCCCAGAATTCAAAAGCGGCTGATCACCTACGGAACCAATCCTCAGGCCGATTTCTCGGCGAGAAAAATCGTTTCCGAAGGTCTGAAAACGCGTTTTCAGGTCGATTTTCGAGGCAAAACGCTGGGGCAGTTCGTTCTGAGCCTGCCGGGAAAGCACAACGTGACCAATGCGATGGCCAGCATTGCCGTCGGTATGGAACTGGGCATCGGATGCGATGTGTTGCAGGATGCCCTGGGCCAGGTGCAGGGGGTCCAGCGAAGGCTCGAGATCAAGGGGGAAGCCGCTGGCGTCACCATCGTGGATGACTACGGTCATCATCCGACGGAGATTCGAACCACACTCGATACGCTGCGCACCTGCTGGCCGGAGCGGCGCGCCATCGTCGTGTTTCAGCCCCATCGCTATACCCGGACCCAGGCCCTTTTCGACGAGTTTTCCCGAAGCTTCTATCTTTCGGATGTCCTGCTCGTTCTCCCGATTTATCCGGCAGGGGAAAAGCCCATCGATGGCGTACATGCCAGGGATCTTGCCGCAAGCATTCTGGACCATGGCCACCGCAACGTACGCTATGTCGAGCAGGCGGCCGATGCGGTTGCGGATCTTTGCGAGATCGTCAGGTCGGATGATATCGTCTTGACCCTGGGGGCCGGCGATGTCTGGAAGATCGGCGAGGCACTGCTTGCTGCCTTGCAACAGCAGGAAAAACGGTAA